A genome region from Thermomonospora amylolytica includes the following:
- a CDS encoding inorganic phosphate transporter — MAVLVLVIVIALGFDYTNGFHDAANAIATSVSTRALTPRAALVMAALMNLLGALLGVEVAKTVSDVITPPTGLHGLTVVAAGVLGAITWNMITWYFGLPSSSSHALIGGVVGAGLASASTVSWSTVVEKVAIPMVVSPVTGFCLAYLVMVAILWMFRRAHPGRVGRRFRIAQSLSAASMALGHGLQDAQKTMGIIVLALVTTGYSDGETVPLWVVLACAGALAAGTYAGGWRIMRTLGRRVIELDPPKGFAAEATASSILYLAAYVWHAPISTTHTITSCIMGVGATKRLSAVRWGVAGNIVMAWVLTMPMAALVAAVVYWTVHLFGA, encoded by the coding sequence ATGGCCGTGCTGGTGCTGGTCATCGTGATCGCGCTGGGCTTCGACTACACCAACGGGTTCCACGACGCCGCCAACGCCATCGCGACCTCGGTGTCCACCCGGGCGCTGACGCCGCGCGCGGCGCTGGTGATGGCCGCGCTGATGAACCTGCTGGGCGCGCTGCTCGGGGTGGAGGTCGCCAAGACGGTCAGCGACGTGATCACGCCGCCGACCGGGCTGCACGGCCTGACCGTGGTGGCCGCGGGGGTGCTCGGCGCCATCACCTGGAACATGATCACCTGGTACTTCGGGCTGCCCTCCTCGTCCTCGCACGCCCTGATCGGCGGCGTGGTGGGCGCGGGCCTGGCCTCGGCGTCCACGGTGAGCTGGAGCACCGTCGTGGAGAAGGTCGCCATCCCGATGGTGGTCTCCCCGGTCACCGGCTTCTGCCTGGCGTACCTGGTGATGGTGGCCATCCTGTGGATGTTCCGCCGGGCCCATCCGGGCCGGGTGGGCCGCCGGTTCCGGATCGCCCAGTCGCTGTCGGCCGCGTCGATGGCGCTCGGCCACGGCCTGCAGGACGCCCAGAAGACCATGGGCATCATCGTGCTGGCGCTGGTCACCACCGGCTACTCGGACGGCGAGACCGTCCCGCTGTGGGTGGTGCTGGCCTGTGCGGGCGCGCTGGCGGCCGGCACCTACGCCGGCGGCTGGCGGATCATGCGCACCCTGGGCCGCCGGGTGATCGAGCTGGACCCGCCCAAGGGCTTCGCCGCCGAGGCCACCGCGTCGTCCATCCTCTACCTGGCCGCATACGTCTGGCACGCTCCAATCTCGACCACCCACACGATCACGTCCTGCATCATGGGCGTCGGCGCCACCAAGCGCCTGTCCGCGGTCCGCTGGGGCGTGGCCGGCAACATTGTGATGGCCTGGGTCCTCACCATGCCCATGGCCGCCCTGGTCGCCGCCGTCGTCTACTGGACCGTCCACCTCTTCGGCGCTTGA
- the arfB gene encoding alternative ribosome rescue aminoacyl-tRNA hydrolase ArfB, which yields MPVTIRVRGSVTIPESELRWRFSRSSGPGGQHVNTSATAAELSFDVAGSPSLPESYRRRALERLAGRLTGGVLTIRAEEHRSQQRNRDAARERLAMLLHEATAPPPKPRRPTKPSRRVHERRLQNKRHRSELKRSRSTRWD from the coding sequence ATGCCCGTCACCATCCGCGTCCGCGGCTCGGTCACCATCCCGGAGTCCGAGCTCCGCTGGCGTTTCTCCCGTTCCTCGGGGCCCGGCGGGCAGCACGTCAACACCAGCGCCACCGCCGCCGAACTGTCCTTCGACGTCGCCGGCTCCCCGTCCCTGCCCGAGTCCTACAGGCGCCGCGCCCTGGAACGCCTGGCGGGCCGCCTCACCGGAGGCGTCCTCACCATCCGCGCCGAGGAGCACCGCTCTCAGCAGCGCAACCGCGACGCCGCCCGCGAACGCCTCGCCATGCTCCTGCACGAGGCCACCGCCCCGCCCCCCAAGCCGCGCCGCCCCACCAAACCGAGCCGCCGCGTCCACGAACGCCGCCTCCAGAACAAGCGCCACCGCAGCGAACTCAAACGCTCCCGCTCCACCCGCTGGGATTGA
- a CDS encoding DUF47 domain-containing protein — MRLRLTPREDSFYDMFADSANNLVTGARLLVELISDGADREAIAEKLRACEHACDEATHAIVHRLNETFITPFDREDIHTLAVRLDDVMDEMEEAADLVVLYKIEQLPKEIVQQVEVLERAAELTAEAMPRLRSMKELNEYWIEINRLENQGDQIYRRLLAHLFGGTYDALTVMKLKGVIDRLEEAADAFEHVANTVEAIAVKES, encoded by the coding sequence GTGCGACTGCGTCTCACGCCGCGTGAGGACAGCTTCTACGACATGTTCGCGGACTCCGCGAACAACCTGGTCACAGGGGCCAGACTGCTCGTGGAGCTCATCAGCGACGGCGCCGACCGGGAAGCCATCGCGGAGAAGCTGCGTGCGTGCGAGCACGCGTGCGACGAGGCGACTCATGCGATCGTGCACCGGTTGAACGAAACCTTCATCACCCCGTTCGACCGGGAGGACATCCACACGCTGGCCGTCCGCCTCGACGACGTGATGGACGAGATGGAGGAGGCCGCCGACCTCGTCGTGCTGTACAAGATCGAGCAGCTTCCCAAGGAGATCGTCCAGCAGGTCGAGGTCCTCGAACGGGCCGCCGAGCTGACCGCCGAGGCGATGCCCCGGCTGCGGTCCATGAAGGAGCTGAACGAGTACTGGATCGAGATCAACCGCCTGGAGAACCAGGGGGACCAGATCTACCGGCGGCTCCTGGCGCACCTGTTCGGCGGGACCTACGACGCGCTGACGGTGATGAAGCTCAAGGGCGTGATCGACCGGCTGGAGGAGGCCGCGGACGCGTTCGAGCACGTGGCCAACACCGTCGAGGCGATCGCGGTCAAGGAATCATGA
- a CDS encoding oxygenase MpaB family protein, protein MSDGLFHDDDIIRRVTQEGLLIAAGGVASLLQTSHPKVAQGVHDHSYTFDDPMARLRNTMGWVYTVVFGSREEAEQISAIVTRMHDKVVGPDYEANDPELQVWVAATLFAVAAQAYQMLFRRRFTEAELEEYYQQSKIYATILGCPEERMPATYRDFREYYAHMVGTLRINDASRYIADGVLHPTNLPLVMRPGLVPIRLITYGLMPPAIREQYGWRYGRLREIQFHLLMMVLSLVYPRLPERIRTLPRAIYLYQIRKMLSRRAGGGPRLKVRSTAA, encoded by the coding sequence ATGAGCGACGGGCTGTTCCATGACGACGACATCATCCGCAGGGTCACCCAGGAGGGGCTGCTGATCGCGGCGGGCGGGGTCGCCTCGCTGCTGCAGACCTCCCATCCCAAGGTCGCGCAGGGGGTGCACGACCACAGCTACACCTTCGACGATCCCATGGCGCGGCTGCGCAACACCATGGGCTGGGTCTACACGGTGGTGTTCGGCAGCCGTGAGGAGGCCGAGCAGATCAGCGCCATCGTCACCCGGATGCACGACAAGGTGGTCGGGCCCGACTACGAGGCCAACGACCCCGAGCTGCAGGTCTGGGTGGCCGCCACGCTGTTCGCGGTGGCGGCGCAGGCGTACCAGATGCTGTTCCGGCGCCGGTTCACCGAGGCCGAGCTGGAGGAGTACTACCAGCAGTCCAAGATCTACGCGACGATCCTCGGCTGCCCCGAGGAGCGGATGCCGGCCACCTACCGGGACTTCCGCGAGTACTACGCGCACATGGTCGGCACCCTGCGGATCAACGACGCCTCCCGGTACATCGCCGACGGGGTGCTGCACCCCACGAACCTGCCGCTGGTCATGCGGCCCGGCCTGGTCCCGATCCGGCTCATCACCTACGGGCTGATGCCGCCGGCGATCCGCGAGCAGTACGGCTGGAGGTACGGCAGGCTCCGCGAGATCCAGTTCCACCTGCTGATGATGGTGCTGTCGCTGGTCTACCCGCGGCTGCCCGAGCGGATCCGCACCCTGCCCCGGGCGATCTACCTGTACCAGATCCGCAAGATGCTCAGCAGGCGGGCGGGCGGCGGGCCACGGCTGAAGGTCCGTTCCACCGCGGCCTGA
- the def gene encoding peptide deformylase, with protein sequence MTSESNGRGTVRPIRRLGDPVLRTSCDPVREFDAALERLIDDMFATMYAAEGVGLAANQIGVSRQIFVYDCEDDQGRRHVGHVVNPVLVAEDGDVVTDNEGCLSVPGLYFPTPRYEHAVVEGVDLKGSPVRIEGTGYFARCLQHETYHLRGGVYIDVLKGDTRREAMRAVRALS encoded by the coding sequence GTGACCTCCGAGAGCAACGGCCGTGGCACGGTGCGGCCGATCCGCCGGCTGGGCGATCCGGTGCTGCGCACCTCCTGCGATCCGGTACGCGAGTTCGACGCCGCCCTGGAACGCCTCATCGACGACATGTTCGCCACCATGTACGCCGCCGAGGGCGTGGGCCTGGCCGCCAACCAGATCGGGGTGTCCCGCCAGATCTTCGTGTACGACTGCGAGGACGACCAGGGGCGCCGCCACGTGGGCCACGTGGTCAACCCCGTCCTGGTCGCCGAGGACGGCGACGTCGTCACCGACAACGAGGGCTGCCTGTCCGTGCCCGGCCTGTACTTCCCCACCCCCCGCTACGAGCACGCGGTGGTGGAGGGCGTCGACCTCAAGGGCTCCCCCGTACGCATCGAGGGCACCGGCTACTTCGCCCGCTGCCTCCAGCACGAGACCTACCACCTGCGCGGCGGCGTCTACATCGACGTCCTCAAGGGCGACACCCGCCGCGAGGCCATGCGCGCCGTCCGGGCTCTTTCCTAG
- the pstC gene encoding phosphate ABC transporter permease subunit PstC, which yields MTSEIDVGSRAGVKGGGDIAGRRIGTGRRGDQVFALSARASGILLLAIMAAIGVFLVWRAIPALQANEANFLTEEEWNPNATPPVFGIAQLAFGTLMSSFLALLMATPVAIGIALFISFYAPRRLAAGLGYLVDLLAAVPSIVYGLWGLHYFNTKMDDVGRFLNEYFGWIPLFGGDSVGGRSLLTASVILAIMILPIISSITREVFLQVPNANVEAALALGATRWEVIKLAVLPFGRSGMISAAMLGLGRALGETIAVAMVLSTAAGISIHILKDGGNTIAANIANSFAEAGETGRGALIASGLVLFVITLVVNMTARAIVARRKEFV from the coding sequence GTGACCAGCGAGATCGACGTAGGCTCCCGGGCCGGCGTCAAGGGCGGCGGCGACATCGCCGGACGCCGGATCGGCACCGGCCGGCGCGGCGACCAGGTCTTCGCGCTGTCCGCCCGCGCCTCGGGCATCCTGCTGCTGGCCATCATGGCCGCCATCGGGGTGTTCCTGGTCTGGCGGGCCATCCCCGCGCTGCAGGCCAACGAGGCCAACTTCCTGACCGAGGAGGAATGGAACCCGAACGCGACCCCGCCGGTCTTCGGCATCGCCCAGCTGGCGTTCGGCACCCTGATGTCGTCGTTCCTGGCGCTGCTGATGGCCACCCCGGTGGCGATCGGGATCGCGCTGTTCATCTCCTTCTACGCGCCCCGCCGGCTGGCCGCCGGGCTCGGCTACCTGGTCGACCTGCTGGCCGCGGTGCCGAGCATCGTGTACGGGCTGTGGGGCCTGCACTACTTCAACACCAAGATGGACGACGTCGGGCGGTTCCTGAACGAGTACTTCGGCTGGATCCCGCTGTTCGGCGGGGACAGCGTGGGCGGCCGGTCGCTGCTGACCGCCTCGGTGATCCTGGCGATCATGATCCTGCCGATCATCTCCTCGATCACCCGCGAGGTGTTCCTGCAGGTGCCCAACGCCAACGTGGAGGCCGCCCTGGCGCTGGGCGCCACCCGCTGGGAGGTCATCAAACTGGCGGTGCTGCCGTTCGGCCGGTCCGGCATGATCAGCGCCGCGATGCTGGGCCTGGGCCGGGCGCTCGGCGAGACCATCGCGGTCGCCATGGTGCTGTCCACCGCGGCCGGGATCAGCATCCACATCCTCAAGGACGGCGGCAACACCATCGCCGCCAACATCGCCAACAGCTTCGCCGAGGCCGGCGAGACCGGCCGGGGCGCGCTGATCGCCTCCGGCCTGGTGCTGTTCGTGATCACCCTGGTCGTCAACATGACCGCCCGCGCGATCGTGGCCCGGCGTAAGGAGTTCGTGTGA
- the pstB gene encoding phosphate ABC transporter ATP-binding protein PstB, whose protein sequence is MAKRIEVSGLHAYYGQVHAIEDISMTIEPRSVTAFIGPSGCGKSTFLRTLNRMHEVIPGARVEGKVMLDDEDLYGPGVDPVAVRRVVGMVFQRPNPFPTMSIYDNVAAGLKLNGIRRKSQLDEIVERSLRGANLWNEVKDRLNRPGAGLSGGQQQRLCIARAIAVEPQVLLMDEPCSALDPISTLAIEDLIAELKSQYTIVIVTHNMQQAARVSDRTAFFNIAGTGKPGKLIEIDDTSKIFTNPSEKATEDYITGRFG, encoded by the coding sequence ATGGCCAAGCGCATCGAAGTCTCCGGGCTGCACGCCTACTACGGCCAGGTCCACGCCATCGAGGACATCTCGATGACGATCGAGCCCCGGTCGGTCACCGCGTTCATCGGGCCCTCCGGCTGCGGCAAGTCCACGTTCCTGCGCACCCTGAACCGGATGCACGAGGTGATCCCGGGCGCCCGCGTCGAGGGCAAGGTGATGCTGGACGACGAGGACCTGTACGGGCCGGGGGTGGACCCGGTGGCGGTCCGCCGGGTGGTGGGCATGGTGTTCCAGCGGCCCAACCCGTTCCCCACCATGTCGATCTACGACAACGTGGCCGCCGGGCTGAAGCTGAACGGCATCCGCCGCAAGTCCCAGCTCGACGAGATCGTGGAGCGGTCGCTGCGGGGCGCCAACCTGTGGAACGAGGTCAAGGACCGGCTGAACCGCCCCGGCGCCGGCCTGTCCGGCGGTCAGCAGCAGCGGTTGTGCATCGCCCGGGCCATCGCGGTCGAGCCCCAGGTCCTGCTGATGGACGAGCCCTGCTCGGCCCTGGACCCGATCTCCACGCTGGCGATCGAGGACCTGATCGCCGAGCTGAAGAGCCAGTACACCATCGTGATCGTGACCCACAACATGCAGCAGGCCGCCCGGGTCAGCGACCGCACCGCGTTCTTCAACATCGCCGGCACCGGCAAGCCCGGCAAGCTCATCGAGATCGACGACACCAGCAAGATCTTCACCAACCCGTCCGAGAAGGCCACCGAGGACTACATCACCGGCCGCTTCGGCTGA
- a CDS encoding ATP-binding protein, with protein MLVLPDGTWWVFGAWARWYRMHPSDGQWYLCPPPQAPATRMSARPAQHAGRLPELPPHVLPAGPDFAYRAPAPLPFVGRAISPDVTARMRATIEQAAALPAPDYPHWWSLFTQETPGTVAVTWGVMLWCAAAPVFDSGLDAQLLELWTPYRVKPLPAVDGPRWLTPPPLEAVVALYSERLRAGRVDAAVSVLRTMWATASALRDDPRFQARADALMGVLGTTLANPQVDYGALSYGDQAIVQQWLTRCPPNLAPALRQESSPGDNVRHAFYELAEAVTPIAGDPADPGYIEPRLVAAAMMAADLAKVRQDVAGKVVPWLDPEIRYTVQAVHGQPGHPLRRLWPQDARLPEPLRGHLKGAASDGPEPLLGAAYAADLAWCRLAGIPARPRGFPVPTAILAEIIGRTRARAAGTAAPMTPPPGAAPPLQTPGQPGQPAPGAPAAAPGGFATPGVPGHQPEPGRPFVQAPVQPESAQPYGPPGTPAAGPGQPDAGQGFGQPGVPGAGPGQPFGQPGVPGAAPEQPGVPGGPGAPGQIAPPEPLQSPGEDEEEQGDGFVVPYTQLGFSPGRPAQPQPQQWNQPQGPQGPQGYEQPPPPPPGGDNRPPPDPGHRPPPDRPDGPHMAAHGPQPGANEPGRGSAVPDAGSLDPLATRIDGGREPAAPSAAAGPPRTRILRQEDVGDDAAPAHGPPVPPAPAASAGAGSGTRIMSETMIGDFEFLSEAPPMPARPVDQIDPPEDRPDRRRVVERYGIAFVSGEEDVTALLDEVRDHPAWSSGAVQDVEATRVDGRPSAGTPPSILLVGGPHTGQRRLARLIALTLAEAGIGDAAIRTADAADVRGAPPGGLAAVLEPGGPTLLFERLDAALLESADPEAMVRVVRSVRGRPGRTTLIATCEPRHFKRLQQDHPRLLEIFRTYRLPDFGRLENRMTLLYLLAEERRVTLGPDALAVAEQDLERLRGPGDLTGARLVEAYLDQACQRHLDRAGAAQHRLVLAAQDFSGVAEAIEPALRPPGDIDGYLAQLDALMGLEEVKAAVEELVADAEIEAERARHGVPTARRDRHLLFLGPPGTGKSTVAGLVGGVYAALGLLDSGHVVACRPVHLAGRDALDTETRVAGMVDQAMGGVLLVQEAYRLDRSPQVVHELLRHLDERADRFLMICTSPAAEMAGFLAGNPAFKARFGRTLEFTGLDDRQLVRLFQGYAERDLYLLDEELRVELLARFARMRENPDFAYARTARQMFEQTVARQAARLAGADVNAATVARLTARDLPESPLEQILGDFHRER; from the coding sequence ATGCTCGTGCTGCCCGACGGCACCTGGTGGGTGTTCGGCGCGTGGGCCCGCTGGTATCGGATGCACCCGTCCGACGGCCAGTGGTACCTGTGCCCGCCCCCGCAGGCCCCCGCCACCCGCATGTCGGCGCGGCCCGCCCAGCACGCCGGTCGGCTCCCCGAACTGCCGCCGCACGTGCTGCCCGCCGGCCCGGACTTCGCCTACCGGGCGCCCGCGCCGCTGCCGTTCGTGGGCCGCGCCATCTCCCCGGACGTGACCGCGCGGATGCGGGCCACCATCGAGCAGGCGGCGGCGCTGCCCGCCCCCGACTACCCGCACTGGTGGTCGCTGTTCACCCAGGAGACGCCCGGCACGGTCGCGGTCACCTGGGGCGTGATGCTGTGGTGCGCGGCCGCGCCGGTCTTCGACTCCGGGCTCGACGCGCAACTGCTGGAGCTGTGGACGCCGTACCGGGTCAAGCCGCTGCCGGCCGTGGACGGGCCGCGCTGGCTCACCCCGCCGCCGCTGGAGGCGGTGGTCGCCCTGTACTCCGAACGGCTGCGCGCCGGGCGGGTGGACGCGGCCGTGTCGGTGCTGCGGACCATGTGGGCGACGGCCAGCGCGCTGCGCGACGACCCGAGGTTCCAGGCCCGCGCCGACGCGCTGATGGGCGTCCTGGGCACCACGCTGGCCAACCCGCAGGTCGACTACGGCGCCCTCTCGTACGGCGACCAGGCCATCGTCCAGCAGTGGCTGACCCGCTGCCCGCCGAACCTGGCCCCCGCGCTGCGCCAGGAGAGCTCCCCGGGCGACAACGTCCGGCACGCCTTCTACGAACTGGCCGAGGCGGTCACCCCCATCGCCGGGGACCCCGCCGACCCCGGCTACATCGAGCCGCGGCTGGTGGCCGCCGCGATGATGGCCGCCGACCTGGCCAAGGTACGGCAGGACGTCGCGGGCAAGGTGGTGCCGTGGCTGGACCCGGAGATCCGCTACACCGTCCAGGCCGTGCACGGGCAGCCCGGGCACCCGCTGCGCCGCCTGTGGCCGCAGGACGCCCGGCTCCCCGAGCCGCTGCGCGGCCACCTCAAGGGCGCCGCCTCCGACGGTCCCGAGCCGCTGCTGGGCGCCGCCTACGCCGCCGACCTGGCCTGGTGCCGGCTGGCGGGCATCCCGGCCCGGCCCCGCGGCTTCCCCGTGCCCACCGCGATCCTCGCCGAGATCATCGGCCGCACCCGGGCGCGCGCCGCGGGCACGGCCGCCCCGATGACCCCGCCGCCGGGGGCGGCGCCGCCCCTGCAGACCCCGGGCCAGCCGGGACAGCCCGCACCGGGCGCCCCCGCCGCCGCCCCGGGCGGTTTCGCCACCCCCGGCGTCCCCGGCCACCAGCCCGAGCCGGGCCGGCCGTTCGTCCAGGCCCCCGTCCAGCCGGAGTCCGCCCAGCCGTACGGCCCGCCGGGTACGCCCGCCGCGGGGCCGGGGCAGCCGGATGCGGGCCAGGGGTTCGGGCAGCCGGGCGTTCCCGGCGCCGGCCCGGGTCAGCCCTTCGGGCAGCCCGGTGTGCCCGGGGCCGCCCCTGAGCAGCCTGGCGTTCCCGGCGGGCCGGGTGCGCCGGGGCAGATCGCTCCGCCGGAGCCGCTCCAGAGCCCGGGAGAGGACGAGGAGGAGCAGGGCGACGGGTTCGTCGTTCCCTACACGCAACTGGGCTTCTCACCCGGCCGGCCGGCCCAGCCGCAGCCCCAGCAGTGGAACCAGCCGCAGGGGCCGCAGGGGCCGCAGGGATACGAGCAGCCTCCGCCGCCTCCGCCCGGCGGGGACAACCGGCCTCCGCCCGACCCGGGACACCGGCCTCCGCCCGACCGGCCGGACGGACCCCACATGGCCGCGCACGGCCCGCAGCCCGGAGCGAACGAGCCCGGCCGGGGGAGCGCCGTACCGGACGCCGGTTCCCTGGACCCCCTGGCCACCAGGATCGACGGCGGACGGGAGCCCGCCGCCCCGTCCGCCGCGGCGGGGCCGCCGCGCACCAGGATCCTGCGCCAGGAGGACGTCGGCGACGACGCCGCCCCCGCGCACGGGCCGCCGGTGCCGCCCGCGCCCGCCGCCTCCGCCGGGGCCGGCTCGGGGACCCGGATCATGTCCGAGACGATGATCGGGGACTTCGAGTTCCTCAGCGAGGCCCCGCCGATGCCCGCCCGGCCGGTCGACCAGATCGACCCGCCCGAGGACCGCCCGGACCGCCGCCGGGTCGTGGAGCGGTACGGCATCGCGTTCGTGTCCGGCGAGGAGGACGTCACCGCCCTGCTCGACGAGGTCCGCGACCATCCGGCCTGGTCCTCGGGGGCCGTGCAGGACGTGGAGGCGACCCGGGTCGACGGCCGGCCCTCCGCGGGCACCCCGCCCAGCATCCTGCTGGTCGGCGGCCCGCACACCGGGCAGCGCCGGCTGGCCCGGCTGATCGCGCTCACCCTGGCCGAGGCCGGGATCGGGGACGCCGCGATCCGCACCGCCGACGCCGCCGACGTGCGCGGCGCGCCGCCCGGGGGGCTGGCCGCGGTGCTGGAGCCGGGCGGCCCGACCCTGCTGTTCGAACGGCTGGACGCGGCGCTGCTGGAGTCCGCCGACCCCGAGGCCATGGTCCGGGTGGTGCGGTCGGTGCGCGGCCGTCCCGGCCGGACCACGCTGATCGCCACCTGCGAGCCGCGCCACTTCAAGCGCCTCCAGCAGGACCATCCCCGGCTGCTGGAGATCTTCCGGACGTACCGGCTGCCGGACTTCGGCCGGCTGGAGAACCGGATGACCCTGCTGTACCTGCTGGCCGAGGAGCGCCGGGTCACCCTGGGCCCCGACGCGCTGGCGGTCGCCGAGCAGGACCTGGAACGCCTGCGCGGCCCCGGCGACCTGACCGGCGCCCGGCTGGTGGAGGCGTACCTGGACCAGGCCTGCCAGCGGCACCTGGACCGGGCCGGCGCCGCGCAGCACCGGCTGGTGCTGGCCGCCCAGGACTTCTCCGGCGTCGCCGAGGCCATCGAACCGGCGCTGCGCCCGCCCGGCGACATCGACGGCTACCTCGCCCAGCTCGACGCCCTGATGGGCCTGGAGGAGGTGAAGGCCGCCGTCGAGGAGCTGGTTGCCGACGCCGAGATCGAGGCCGAACGGGCCCGGCACGGCGTCCCCACCGCCCGCCGGGACCGGCATCTGCTGTTCCTCGGCCCGCCCGGCACCGGCAAGAGCACGGTGGCCGGGCTGGTGGGCGGCGTCTACGCGGCGCTCGGCCTGCTGGACTCCGGCCATGTGGTGGCCTGCCGTCCCGTCCACCTGGCGGGCCGCGACGCCCTCGACACCGAGACCCGGGTGGCCGGGATGGTCGACCAGGCGATGGGCGGGGTGCTGCTGGTCCAGGAGGCGTACCGGCTGGACCGCTCCCCGCAGGTGGTGCACGAGCTGCTGCGGCACCTGGACGAGCGCGCCGACCGGTTCCTGATGATCTGCACCAGCCCGGCGGCGGAGATGGCGGGCTTCCTGGCCGGGAACCCGGCGTTCAAGGCCAGGTTCGGCCGCACCCTGGAGTTCACCGGGCTCGACGACCGGCAGCTGGTCCGGCTGTTCCAGGGCTACGCCGAACGCGACCTGTACCTGCTGGACGAGGAGCTGCGGGTCGAGCTGCTGGCACGGTTCGCCCGGATGCGCGAGAACCCGGACTTCGCCTACGCCCGGACGGCGCGCCAGATGTTCGAGCAGACGGTGGCCCGCCAGGCCGCCCGCCTGGCCGGAGCCGACGTCAACGCCGCCACAGTGGCCCGGCTGACCGCCCGCGACCTGCCCGAATCCCCGCTGGAGCAGATCCTGGGGGACTTCCACCGGGAGCGGTAG
- a CDS encoding gamma carbonic anhydrase family protein, with product MSYVGSLGSDEPNIHPQAWIAPGAVVVGKVTLGRSANVWYGSVLRGDDEEIVVGDECNIQDLCCLHADPGMPAILEDRVSLGHKAMVHGAHVETGSLIGIGAIVLNGARIGAGTLVAAGALVAPGKRIPSGVLVAGVPGKIVRELNDDDRLVLEHTWQVYVRKAEHHRTAASWNSGG from the coding sequence ATGAGCTACGTGGGGTCGCTGGGATCCGATGAGCCGAACATCCACCCCCAGGCGTGGATCGCGCCCGGCGCGGTGGTCGTCGGCAAGGTGACGCTGGGCCGGTCCGCCAACGTCTGGTACGGGTCCGTGCTGCGCGGCGACGACGAGGAGATCGTCGTCGGCGACGAGTGCAACATCCAGGACCTGTGCTGCCTGCACGCCGACCCGGGGATGCCCGCGATCCTGGAGGACCGCGTCAGCCTGGGCCACAAGGCGATGGTGCACGGCGCGCACGTGGAGACCGGCTCGCTGATCGGCATCGGCGCGATCGTGCTGAACGGCGCCCGGATCGGCGCCGGCACCCTGGTCGCGGCGGGCGCGCTGGTCGCGCCCGGCAAGCGGATCCCCTCCGGGGTGCTGGTCGCCGGGGTCCCCGGCAAGATCGTCCGGGAGTTGAACGACGACGACCGCCTGGTGCTGGAGCACACCTGGCAGGTCTACGTCCGCAAGGCCGAACACCACCGCACCGCCGCGTCCTGGAACTCCGGCGGCTGA
- the pstA gene encoding phosphate ABC transporter permease PstA: MSVVTVKGDRAPAGGALPRISPRRRVADKVVQALVYVAFVIAIVPLVSVLWMVITRGLERLDMTFLTFSMNGLSSGDEGGGANHAIVGTLQQVGLTSAMAVPLGILTAVYLVEYGGASRLARVITFFVDVMTGIPSIVAGLFVLAFWLLALGFDYSGFAGSLALAILMLPTVVRATEEMLKLVPNDLREASYALGVPRWRTICFVVLPTALTGIVTGVMLAVARVMGETAPLLLLIFITDAINSNPFEGPQGSLPTFIWYQAGDPNPQAIERAWAAALTLILIIMLLNLGARLLSRLRKPVSR, from the coding sequence GTGAGCGTCGTGACCGTCAAGGGCGACAGGGCGCCGGCCGGCGGCGCGCTGCCCCGGATCTCCCCCCGCCGGCGGGTCGCCGACAAGGTCGTGCAGGCGCTGGTCTACGTGGCGTTCGTGATCGCGATCGTGCCGCTGGTGTCGGTGCTGTGGATGGTGATCACCCGCGGTCTGGAACGGCTGGACATGACGTTCCTGACGTTCTCGATGAACGGGCTGTCCAGCGGCGACGAGGGCGGCGGCGCCAACCACGCCATCGTCGGCACCCTGCAGCAGGTCGGGCTGACCTCCGCGATGGCGGTGCCGCTGGGCATCCTGACCGCCGTCTACCTGGTCGAGTACGGCGGAGCCAGCCGGCTGGCCAGGGTCATCACCTTCTTCGTGGACGTGATGACCGGCATCCCGTCGATCGTGGCGGGCCTGTTCGTGCTGGCGTTCTGGCTGCTGGCGCTGGGCTTCGACTACTCCGGCTTCGCCGGGTCGCTGGCGCTGGCCATCCTGATGCTGCCGACCGTGGTGCGGGCCACCGAGGAGATGCTCAAACTGGTCCCCAACGACCTGCGCGAGGCGTCCTACGCGCTGGGCGTGCCGCGCTGGCGGACCATCTGCTTCGTGGTGCTGCCGACCGCGCTGACCGGCATCGTCACCGGGGTGATGCTGGCGGTGGCGCGGGTGATGGGCGAGACCGCCCCGCTGCTGCTGCTGATCTTCATCACCGACGCGATCAACTCCAACCCCTTCGAGGGGCCGCAGGGCTCGCTGCCGACGTTCATCTGGTACCAGGCCGGCGACCCCAACCCGCAGGCCATCGAGCGGGCCTGGGCCGCCGCGCTCACCCTGATCCTGATCATCATGCTGCTCAACCTGGGTGCGCGGCTGCTGTCCCGGCTCCGCAAGCCCGTGTCCCGATAG